Within the candidate division TA06 bacterium genome, the region GGCATATAGCGTATCAAAGTCGTCAGTCTTGAGATATCCAATGTCTTTGGCTAACATTAATTGGGTTTGGAATTCAGCCAGCGATCCGTTTGCGGTATAAAGAAATTGAATATATTCTTTTCTGTTTTTCCGTCCATAACCTTCCGCAATGTTTGAAGGAATTGAAACCGAGCACCTTCTGATCTGCGAGGTTAAACCATAATTCTCATTGGCTGGAAAAGATTTGGTGATCTGGTATAACTCTACACACAATTTGTAAGACTTTTGCCAGACTATCAGATCGGCAAAGCTTTTTGTTGGTTGCATACAATCCTTATTCTATGCTCAAATACTAATCAGAGCGGATAATAGTAGACTTTTTTCCACCGAAACACGCTAAATACGCTAATTATATTGGATTTAAAAGAAACCGGAATGTCTACTAATATACGCTCCCATTAGTAACGCTATTCGCTCTACGCTGACCGCTATCCGCTTATGGTGACTTTCAGGGTCATGCCTTTAACTTCCATCACCTTAATCTTAGTCCCCTCGGCTATCTCGGTCTCCGACCAGGCGCTCCAGTGGGTCCCGGCCACGAACACCCTGCCTCCGTCCTTGTTCACCTTGGTGCGGGCATCGCCCTCCTGGCCCAGCAGCCCCTTGTCGCCAGACACCGGCCTGGTCCTAAGTGTTCGTATGGACAGCCAGACCCCGATGATGAAGAAGGCTGCGGTTACCACGACTACCGGGATGATCACCTGCAGCGAGGCCCGCATGGCCGGGTCCGGCGCGTTGAACAGCATTACCGATCCTATGAACATGGCGATTATTCCTCCTGTGGTTAAGACTCCGTGGGTGGCGGCCTTGACGTCCACGATGAACAATACGATGGAAAGAAGTATCAGCAGCAGGCCGGCGTAATTTACCGAAAGGGTCTGAAAGGCGAAGAAGGCCAGGATCAGCGAGATGGCGCCCACCACACCAGGCAATATGGCCCCAGGATTGGAGAACTCAAAATAAAGCCCCAGCAGCCCCAGCATGAAAAAGACGTAGGCGATGTTGGGATTGGAGATCACCGCCAGAAACTTGTCCCGCCAGTTCATCTCCACCGTGATTGCCCGCGCCGACATTGTGCTTAAGGTTAAAGTATCCTGATCTATTATCACCAGCCGGCCGTCCAATGAATCCAGCAGGGCGGAGGTGTTGGGCGCGATCAGGTCAATAACCCTCCGTTTTAGGGCCTCGGTCTCGGAGAGCGAGACGCTGTGCCGGACGGCCGAGTCGGCCCAGGCGATGTTGCGGCCGCGTTTTTCGGCGATGGAGCGGATGTAGGCCGCAGCGTCGTTGGTCACTTTACCCGACATAGCGCTGTCCATTGGTCCGCCGGCGCCGATGGATACCGGATGGGCCGCCCCGATGCTGGTGCCCGGGGCCATGGCCGCCACGTGAGAGGCCATGGTGATGAAGGCCCCGGCCGAGGCCGCCCGGGAACCCTGGGGTGCCACGAAGACCACCACCGGGACCTCGGAGGCCATGATGACCTTGATCACCTGGCGCATGGACTGGTCCAGCCCGCCGGGGGTGTCCATCTCGACGA harbors:
- a CDS encoding four helix bundle protein, which codes for MQPTKSFADLIVWQKSYKLCVELYQITKSFPANENYGLTSQIRRCSVSIPSNIAEGYGRKNRKEYIQFLYTANGSLAEFQTQLMLAKDIGYLKTDDFDTLYALSQEVGRMLWKMIVGLKEIAP
- a CDS encoding nodulation protein NfeD gives rise to the protein MKKLLLLVLSIILVSGMTEASEVLVARVEDAVSPASARFMVQAIERAQVEKAECLIVEMDTPGGLDQSMRQVIKVIMASEVPVVVFVAPQGSRAASAGAFITMASHVAAMAPGTSIGAAHPVSIGAGGPMDSAMSGKVTNDAAAYIRSIAEKRGRNIAWADSAVRHSVSLSETEALKRRVIDLIAPNTSALLDSLDGRLVIIDQDTLTLSTMSARAITVEMNWRDKFLAVISNPNIAYVFFMLGLLGLYFEFSNPGAILPGVVGAISLILAFFAFQTLSVNYAGLLLILLSIVLFIVDVKAATHGVLTTGGIIAMFIGSVMLFNAPDPAMRASLQVIIPVVVVTAAFFIIGVWLSIRTLRTRPVSGDKGLLGQEGDARTKVNKDGGRVFVAGTHWSAWSETEIAEGTKIKVMEVKGMTLKVTISG